The Brachionichthys hirsutus isolate HB-005 chromosome 8, CSIRO-AGI_Bhir_v1, whole genome shotgun sequence genome contains a region encoding:
- the megf6b gene encoding multiple epidermal growth factor-like domains protein 6 produces the protein MDVVICAFLLVFIDATRALRHSVANNLQAQMPNVCVEREMMLVAQRQPCVQAFTRMAKVWKQGCVGQSWCVGYERRTAYYTSYRQVYKQDYQVVNKCCPGWSQLNGEAGCLYPVCSYGVCFNGGQCREGSSQLCDCPPGFNGPSCQYDVNECKQINGGCEALCCNTIGSFYCRCPPGQKLNEDGKTCQDIDECQVHNGGCQHRCVNTRGSYYCECHPGSRLHVDGRTCLAVRSCAISNGGCEHYCVQQSAAYFRCRCKPQYMLEEDGKHCQLQDPCAHQNGGCMHTCRVDGGKAHCDCEVGYILSEDDKTCEDIDECQTVEASCAHGCHNTPGSYTCVCDSAYELGSDGKRCYRIEMEIVNSCESSNGGCSHHCQHSTGGPVCSCNHGYRLEDDLKTCVDVEECGEQSACCEQDCTNYPGGYECYCSAGYRLNADGCSCDDVDECLAANGECDHTCQNSAGSFQCFCRRGFRLDEDRKSCIPLEDAMEVLSSGGASELPLIRPRLTLVQDYSQPLERYDDYEDDEGELRAESLLVEKFVCLDDTFGNDCSLTCEDCSNGGKCNPWKTGCNCAEGWIGIVCNQTCSGGFFGKNCSFPCQCKNGASCDPVTGRCRCPPGVGGDLCQDGCPQGFYGKQCNKKCNCANNGRCHRTYGACLCDPGLYGRFCHLPCPKWTYGAGCSGECRCVHQNTLECHRRHGACVCKAGYKGNTCSEECDPGTYGPGCETKCSCLPGVSCDHVTGACQRKCPAGRHGEDCDQECPEGRFGPGCVHPCNCTSAPCDQVSGQCKCPAGTSGDYCENLCLEGFWGLGCTEICPVCVNGGVCDKHNGSCICPPGFMGRACQNVCPSGRFGQGCHMKCVCENNARCDVVSGRCTCVPGWTGDHCRKACDPGHWGTDCAEACDCRNGDGSCDAATGRCYCEAGYTGAQCHQTCPAGMFGLGCRRRCQCDNKATCDHVSGACTCQAGWTGTFCEKPCPQGFYGLDCQDKCLCLNGGSCDHTSGFCSCPAGWIGSFCDLTCPAGSYGEGCNQTCSCRNDGVCHPASGRCVCPPGWTGPNCSEECSAGFYGAECRQRCLCQNGATCNKSNGKCTCASGWMGTACELECAAGRFGADCQQQCTCENGARCDGQSGRCSCSTGWIGERCQKACAPGLFGAKCEESCRCAHGAPCHHVTGECQCPAGWRGKLCDKACLPNTYGKDCMQRCLCAQGSSCHHVSGGCGCPPGSTGHGCEQTCLPGTFGQNCNQVCQCSKTNQLCHPVSGSCYCAPGFHGPRCDLPCKESRYGPDCERECQCENGGTCAPSSGACECPAGFIGARCNITCPAGRHGVDCAQAVLCGDGAQNDPVSGRCPCVPGRRGEDCGQGCPPGWFGAECTRRCNCSNGGVCDAATGNCTCGLGWTGVHCDEECPADTFGAGCQLKCDCHNNGTCDRAMGTCQCGAGYYGPLCEHACPPGLHGLLCQLPCDCVNGASCHPATGRCICPPGYHGSRCHAVCERGAYGLSCAEVCDCEDAPCDPVTGRCVCSSGKTGLRCDIDCGANRYGPDCLEACECENGAQCNRRNGRCSCPHSWIGPTCQEGRPPSFPHDRESHHENSL, from the exons CGGTGTGCAGCTACGGCGTGTGTTTCAACGGGGGCCAGTGCCGGGAGGGATCCAGCCAGCTTTGTGACTGTCCTCCAGGGTTCAATGGACCCAGCTGCCAGTACG ATGTGAATGAATGCAAGCAGATTAATGGGGGCTGTGAGGCTCTATGCTGCAACACCATTGGGAGTTTCTACTGCAGATGTCCTCCTGGGCAGAAACTGAATGAAGATGGCAAAACCTGTCAAG ATATTGACGAGTGCCAGGTCCATAATGGAGGCTGTCAGCACAGATGTGTAAACACCAGGGGCTCCTACTACTGTGAATGCCATCCGGGCTCTCGCTTACATGTGGATGGACGCACTTGTCTTG ctgtgcGTTCATGCGCCATCAGCAACGGAGGATGTGAACACTACTGCGTTCAACAGTCGGCCGCTTACTTCCGCTGCCGCTGCAAGCCGCAATAcatgctggaggaggacggcaAGCATTGTCAAC TGCAGGATCCCTGTGCACATCAGAATGGAGGCTGCATGCATACGTGTCGAGTTGACGGTGGCAAAGCTCACTGCGACTGTGAAGTCGGTTATATCCTGTCAGAAGATGACAAAACCTGCGAAG ATATCGATGAGTGTCAGACAGTCGAGGCCAGCTGTGCTCACGGCTGCCACAACACGCCGGGCTcttacacgtgtgtgtgtgactccgCCTACGAGCTGGGATCAGACGGGAAACGGTGCTACA GGATTGAGATGGAGATTGTGAACAGCTGTGAGAGCAGCAATGGCGGCTGTTCGCACCACTGCCAGCATTCGACCGGCGGGCCTGTCTGCTCCTGTAACCATGGTTACAGACTGGAGGATGACCTTAAAACCTGTGTTG ACGTGGAGGAGTGTGGCGAGCAGAGCGCCTGCTGTGAGCAGGACTGCACCAACTACCCCGGAGGATATGAGTGCTACTGCTCGGCTGGATACCGGCTCAACGCAGATGGGTGCAGCTGTGATG ATGTGGATGAGTGTCTGGCAGCAAATGGCGAGTGTGATCACACGTGTCAGAACAGCGCCGGGTCCTTTCAGTGTTTCTGTCGCCGGGGATTCCGTCTGGATGAGGACCGGAAGTCCTGCATCC CTCTGGAGGACGCTATGGAGGTTCTGTCCAGCGGAGGAGCCAGCGAGCTGCCTCTGATTCGCCCTCGGCTCACCTTGGTGCAGGACTACAGCCAACCCCTGGAGCGCTACGATGACTATGAAGATGACGAAGGGGAGCTGAGGGCCGAAAGCCTCCTGGTCGAGAAATTTG TGTGCTTGGATGACACTTTTGGAAACGACTGCAGTTTGACGTGTGAAGACTGTTCCAACGGCGGAAAATGTAATCCATGGAAAACTGGCTGCAACTGCGCTGAAGGGTGGATAGGCATCGTCTGCAACCAGA CGTGCTCCGGGGGGTTCTTCGGTAAAAACTGCTCCTTCCCTTGTCAGTGTAAAAATGGCGCCAGCTGCGATCCCGTCACGGGAAGGTGCCGCTGTCCTCCTGGAGTCGGTGGGGACTTGTGCCAAGATG GCTGTCCTCAGGGCTTCTATGGGAAGCAGTGCAATAAGAAGTGTAACTGTGCCAACAACGGCCGCTGCCACCGGACCTATGGCGCCTGTCTGTGCGATCCTGGACTCTATGGACGCTTCTGCCATCTCC CGTGTCCAAAGTGGACCTATGGCGCCGGCTGCTCCGGGGAGTGTCGATGCGTTCACCAGAACACGCTGGAGTGTCACCGCCGCCACGGCGCCTGCGTCTGTAAAGCTGGCTACAAAGGCAACACCTGCAGCGAAG AATGCGACCCAGGCACTTACGGACCCGGCTGTGAGACGAAGTGCTCCTGTCTGCCAGGAGTGTCCTGCGATCATGTGACCGGAGCGTGCCAACGAAAATGCCCCGCCGGTCGCCATGGAGAGGACTGTGATCAGG AGTGCCCTGAGGGGAGGTTTGGACCAGGATGCGTACATCCTTGTAACTGCACCAGCGCCCCATGTGACCAGGTGTCGGGGCAATGCAAGTGTCCAGCAGGGACATCAGGAGACTATTGTGAAAACT TGTGTTTGGAGGGATTCTGGGGTCTCGGCTGCACAGAAATCTGCCCTGTTTGTGTGAATGGAGGAGTGTGTGACAAACACAACGGCTCATGCATCTGCCCTCCGGGATTCATGGGAAGAGCGTGTCAGAACG TTTGCCCAAGTGGACGTTTCGGTCAAGGGTGTcacatgaagtgtgtgtgtgagaacaacGCTCGCTGTGATGTGGTGAGCGGGCGGTGCACCTGCGTTCCTGGCTGGACTGGCGACCACTGCAGGAAAG cctgtGATCCGGGACACTGGGGGACAGACTGTGCAGAAGCATGCGACTGCAGGAACGGAGACGGTAGCTGTGATGCTGCAACGGGCCGGTGCTACTGTGAAGCTGGATACACTGGGGCACAATGCCATCAGA CGTGCCCTGCAGGTATGTTTGGCCTCGGCTGTCGCCGTCGGTGTCAGTGTGACAACAAGGCGACGTGTGACCATGTGAGTGGAGCTTGTACCTGCCAGGCGGGATGGACCGGGACCTTCTGTGAGAAGC CATGTCCTCAGGGCTTCTATGGGCTCGACTGTCAAGATAAGTGTTTGTGCCTCAATGGCGGGAGCTGTGATCACACCAGTGGCTTTTGCTCCTGTCCGGCTGGCTGGATCGGTTCATTCTGCGACCTGA CGTGCCCAGCTGGTTCCTATGGGGAAGGATGTAACCAGACCTGCAGTTGCCGTAACGATGGCGTCTGCCACCCGGCCAGTGGACGATGTGTTTGCCCACCGGGCTGGACGGGACCCAACTGTTCAGAAG aATGTTCTGCAGGGTTCTATGGGGCAGAGTGTCGCCAGCGCTGCTTGTGTCAGAACGGAGCCACCTGCAATAAGTCCAACGGAAAATGCACGTGTGCGAGTGGATGGATGGGCACAGCCTGCGAGCTGG AGTGTGCAGCCGGCCGGTTCGGGGCAGACTGCCAGCAGCAGTGTACATGTGAGAATGGAGCCCGCTGCGACGGGCAGTCCGGCcggtgcagctgcagcactgGCTGGATCGGAGAGCGCTGTCAGAAAG CATGTGCTCCAGGCCTGTTTGGTGCCAAGTGTGAGGAAAGCTGTCGGTGTGCCCACGGGGCACCGTGTCACCACGTCACTGGAGAGTGTCAGTGTCCAGCAGGGTGGCGAGGAAAGCTCTGCGACAAAG CATGTTTGCCGAACACGTATGGAAAAGACTGCATGCAGCGCTGCCTCTGCGCCCAGGGCTCGTCCTGCCACCACGTCTCCGGAGGATGTGGCTGTCCCCCTGGATCCACCGGACATGGCTGCGAGCAGA CCTGTCTTCCTGGTACCTTTGGACAGAACTGCAACCAGGTCTGCCAGTGCTCCAAGACAAATCAACTCTGCCACCCTGTGTCTGGATCGTGTTACTGCGCCCCGGGTTTCCACGGCCCCAGATGTGACCTCC CGTGTAAGGAGAGTCGCTACGGGCCCGACTGCGAGAGAGAGTGTCAGTGTGAGAACGGAGGGACGTGCGCTCCTTCCAGCGGCGCTTGTGAATGTCCAGCAGGATTCATAGGAGCGCGCTGCAACATCA CGTGTCCAGCTGGGCGCCACGGGGTCGACTGTGCCCAGGCGGTGCTGTGTGGCGACGGAGCACAGAATGACCCGGTCAGCGGCCGCTGTCCGTGCGTCCCAGGACGCCGTGGAGAGGACTGTGGACAAG GCTGCCCCCCAGGCTGGTTCGGGGCAGAGTGCACGCGGCGCTGTAACTGCAGCAACGGCGGCGTTTGTGACGCTGCAACCGGCAACTGTACCTGTGGGCTTGGCTGGACGGGTGTGCACTGCGATGAAg AATGTCCTGCAGACACATTTGGCGCCGGCTGCCAGCTGAAATGTGACTGTCATAATAACGGCACATGTGACAGAGCGATGGGGACGTGCCAGTGTGGTGCAGGCTACTATGGACCTCTGTGTGAACATG cctgccCTCCTGGACTCCACGGCCTCCTTTGCCAGCTGCCGTGCGACTGTGTGAACGGCGCCTCCTGCCACCCTGCAACGGGCCGCTGCATCTGTCCTCCTGGATACCACGGATCCCGCTGCCATGCAG TGTGTGAACGCGGCGCCTACGGCCTCAGCTGTGCTGAGGTGTGTGACTGTGAGGACGCTCCGTGCGATCCTGTGACGGGACGATGTGTCTGTTCATCAGGGAAGACTGGACTCCGATGTGACATTG ACTGCGGAGCGAATCGCTACGGGCCAGACTGTCTAGAGGCCTGCGAGTGTGAGAACGGGGCTCAGTGCAACCGGCGTAACGGCCGCTGCAGCTGCCCGCACAGCTGGATCGGCCCCACCTGTCAAGAAG GTAGACCTCCCAGCTTTCCCCATGATAGAGAATCACATCACGAGAACTCATTATAG